Proteins co-encoded in one Oculatellaceae cyanobacterium genomic window:
- a CDS encoding NAD(+) kinase, which translates to MQLKNVIIAHKAGDPLSRSIAEKCARQLEKLQCHVLMGPSGAKDNPYPVFLASAMQSIDLAIVLGGDGTALAAARHLSPDGIPILAVNVGGHLGFLTESFEEFKDTEQVWERLIEDRYAIERRMMLQASIFQGNRTNLEPVTERFLALNEMCIKPASADRMITSVLEMEIDGEVVDQYQGDGLIVSTPTGSTCYTVSANGPIVHSGMEAITVTPICPLSLSSRPIVIPSGSVVSIWPLADYDLSTKLWMDGVLATAIWPGHRVDVRMANCQAKFIILRENYSYYQTLQEKLLWAGARIHYNNNSRN; encoded by the coding sequence GTGCAACTAAAAAACGTCATTATTGCTCATAAGGCGGGAGATCCCCTTAGCCGTAGCATTGCAGAAAAATGCGCTCGGCAATTAGAAAAACTCCAGTGTCATGTGCTGATGGGGCCTAGTGGAGCTAAGGATAATCCTTACCCAGTCTTTTTGGCTTCTGCTATGCAATCAATTGATTTAGCAATCGTTCTTGGCGGCGATGGCACGGCTTTGGCGGCAGCGAGGCATCTATCTCCAGATGGAATTCCCATTTTAGCTGTTAATGTGGGGGGTCATTTGGGATTTCTTACAGAGTCGTTTGAAGAATTTAAGGATACTGAACAAGTTTGGGAGCGACTAATTGAGGATCGCTATGCTATAGAACGAAGAATGATGTTACAAGCATCAATATTTCAGGGAAACCGGACTAATCTAGAACCAGTAACGGAGCGTTTTTTAGCACTTAATGAAATGTGCATCAAACCAGCTTCTGCCGATCGCATGATTACTTCGGTTCTGGAAATGGAAATTGATGGTGAAGTTGTCGATCAGTATCAGGGAGATGGGCTAATTGTTTCTACTCCTACTGGTTCTACTTGCTACACGGTTTCTGCTAATGGCCCCATTGTTCACTCTGGGATGGAGGCAATTACTGTTACACCTATTTGTCCGCTAAGTCTTTCTAGTCGTCCAATTGTGATTCCTTCGGGTTCTGTTGTCAGTATTTGGCCACTGGCAGATTACGATCTTAGTACTAAGCTGTGGATGGATGGTGTGTTAGCAACTGCAATTTGGCCTGGACATCGAGTTGATGTACGCATGGCAAATTGTCAAGCTAAGTTTATTATTTTACGAGAAAATTATTCGTATTACCAAACGCTGCAAGAAAAGTTACTGTGGGCAGGAGCAAGAATTCACTACAACAACAATAGCCGCAATTAA
- a CDS encoding type II toxin-antitoxin system prevent-host-death family antitoxin: MKVISFSEARNSLKTVLDRVTEDADYTIITRRDADDAVVMSLEFFNSLMETVYLLKSPTNAAHLERSIAQFKQKKVVERDLLNE, from the coding sequence ATGAAAGTAATCTCTTTTAGCGAGGCAAGAAATAGTCTGAAGACGGTTTTAGATCGGGTAACTGAAGATGCCGACTATACAATTATCACCAGACGGGATGCGGATGACGCGGTGGTGATGTCGCTAGAGTTTTTTAATAGTCTGATGGAGACTGTGTATTTATTGAAGTCTCCAACCAATGCAGCCCATTTAGAACGTTCTATTGCTCAGTTTAAGCAAAAAAAAGTGGTAGAACGAGATTTGCTGAATGAATAG
- a CDS encoding pentapeptide repeat-containing protein, whose translation MDLSDLLKLYAEGHRDFANADLSGADLSGITLSGVNLSGAKLMGANLSRTVLIKSDLSRANLNWANLSFAKMSAARLGDADLTKANLQGAVMEKAKLPRAKLSGANLNSANLRGANLREANLSGASLQRTNLREANLSGVNLNWANLYEARLSSALLSGSSLNGVKFTRAFLKDVDLNGADLQGINFSEARLGGSNLESANLVGADFSDARLYQANLTAADLRGANLTRASLEQANLTWINLSQANLCQANLTNAILKGANLDGADLTDAILPPEI comes from the coding sequence ATGGATCTAAGTGATCTACTGAAACTTTATGCAGAAGGACATAGAGACTTTGCTAATGCCGATCTTAGCGGTGCTGATCTTAGTGGAATAACTCTCAGTGGGGTTAACCTCAGTGGCGCTAAATTGATGGGCGCTAACCTGAGTCGGACTGTTCTGATTAAATCCGACTTGAGTAGGGCTAACCTGAACTGGGCTAATCTTAGTTTTGCGAAAATGAGCGCAGCTAGACTGGGAGATGCAGATTTGACAAAAGCAAATCTTCAAGGCGCTGTTATGGAAAAAGCCAAACTTCCCAGAGCTAAACTAAGTGGAGCTAATCTCAACAGTGCTAACCTCCGAGGTGCTAATCTGCGAGAAGCTAACCTTAGCGGTGCTTCTTTGCAAAGAACCAACCTCAGAGAAGCTAATCTTAGCGGCGTTAACCTTAATTGGGCTAACCTTTACGAAGCAAGACTGAGTAGTGCTTTATTGTCGGGATCTTCCTTAAATGGTGTGAAATTTACTAGAGCTTTTTTAAAGGATGTAGACTTGAATGGCGCTGATTTACAAGGAATTAACTTCAGCGAAGCTAGACTAGGTGGTTCTAACTTAGAAAGCGCTAACTTAGTAGGTGCTGATTTCAGTGACGCACGGTTGTACCAAGCAAACTTAACAGCAGCAGACTTGAGGGGTGCTAATTTGACGCGGGCATCTTTGGAACAGGCAAATTTGACTTGGATTAATTTAAGTCAAGCTAATTTATGTCAGGCAAATCTTACTAATGCAATTTTGAAGGGAGCTAACCTAGATGGCGCTGATTTAACTGATGCAATTTTACCTCCTGAAATTTAA
- a CDS encoding peptidoglycan-binding protein, producing the protein MTLLKDVTDCSTYSVRGLDDQLIAQMNRISPGLLVRIDDINNVKLADAAVHPWMQRTAKVRLQNAVVARGKQIIINSAYRTLAGQMLLYQHYQNRRCGITAASTPGKSNHNNASAIDIEDSQGWRPVLQANGWRWIGSFDPMHYDCIDPGITSINSISVKAFQQLWSIVNPADKLAADGLFGPATASRLRFSPAEGFPGVEPPRILRLTQPVQAGRDVGDLQLSLRKAGIKLDKADMIFGPSTDQAVKEFQSANSLVADGIVGPITRKIIFSYTPDGVVTPPINVPPPINLAEIFYTYEAQGLFTAQQQADLKWLQSQIPQATLEQFTKLWRGNS; encoded by the coding sequence ATGACTTTACTTAAAGATGTTACTGATTGTTCTACCTATTCTGTGCGTGGGTTAGATGACCAGCTAATCGCGCAAATGAATAGGATTAGTCCTGGCCTGTTGGTACGAATTGACGATATAAATAATGTGAAACTGGCAGATGCGGCGGTTCATCCTTGGATGCAGCGTACTGCGAAAGTACGTTTGCAAAACGCAGTTGTCGCCCGTGGCAAACAAATCATCATTAACTCAGCTTACAGAACGTTAGCTGGGCAAATGTTGTTATATCAACATTACCAAAATCGTCGCTGTGGTATAACTGCGGCATCAACTCCAGGTAAAAGTAATCATAACAATGCCAGTGCCATAGATATAGAAGATTCACAAGGCTGGCGACCAGTGTTACAAGCCAATGGATGGAGATGGATTGGATCATTTGACCCAATGCACTACGATTGCATCGATCCAGGGATCACCTCAATTAACTCGATCTCTGTTAAAGCTTTCCAGCAATTATGGAGCATTGTTAATCCTGCCGATAAGTTAGCTGCTGATGGACTTTTTGGGCCTGCCACAGCCAGTCGCTTGCGTTTCTCACCCGCAGAAGGTTTTCCTGGAGTAGAGCCTCCCAGAATTTTAAGATTGACCCAGCCAGTACAAGCGGGTAGAGACGTGGGTGATTTGCAACTTTCTCTGAGGAAAGCAGGGATTAAGCTCGATAAAGCTGACATGATCTTTGGCCCTTCTACTGATCAGGCGGTGAAAGAGTTTCAAAGTGCTAATTCCTTAGTAGCAGACGGCATAGTTGGCCCTATTACTCGTAAAATTATCTTTTCCTACACGCCAGACGGCGTAGTAACGCCACCAATCAACGTACCACCACCAATTAATCTAGCTGAAATTTTTTATACCTATGAAGCGCAAGGCTTGTTTACCGCTCAACAACAAGCAGATCTAAAGTGGCTACAGAGCCAAATTCCCCAGGCAACTTTAGAGCAGTTTACTAAGCTATGGCGCGGTAACAGCTAA
- a CDS encoding Txe/YoeB family addiction module toxin encodes MNRMLAWTEEAWADYLYWQGQDKKTLKRINKLILETMRMPFEGIGKPEPLRENLAGLWSRRIDDTNRLVYVVEDAYLTIISCRYHY; translated from the coding sequence ATGAATAGAATGTTAGCTTGGACAGAAGAGGCTTGGGCTGATTATCTTTACTGGCAAGGGCAAGACAAGAAGACACTCAAAAGAATCAACAAACTGATTTTGGAGACGATGCGGATGCCTTTTGAAGGTATAGGTAAGCCAGAGCCTCTACGAGAAAATTTAGCTGGACTTTGGTCGCGGCGAATTGATGATACAAATCGTTTGGTTTATGTGGTTGAGGATGCCTATCTAACTATTATTTCTTGTCGATATCATTATTAA
- the sfsA gene encoding DNA/RNA nuclease SfsA, protein MDWIYRYPTLYPGILVKRYKRFFADIELASGEVITAHCANTGPMTGVSTIGSPVMVSKSDNPKRKLAYTWEMIQVYDNQPTWVGINTALPNRIIKLALEKYLFPELGNYLNIRFEVPYGIEQSRVDFVLTGKNSDQHIYLEVKNTTWADGNLAVFPDTVTTRGQKHLRELTALLPHYQAVMLYLINRGDCTQFAPGDSTDPVYGQLLRDAVAQGLKVLPCRFEVTPEGIRYLGLAEFLPFQRPPQSGTVVSSVILG, encoded by the coding sequence ATGGATTGGATCTACCGCTACCCAACCCTCTACCCTGGAATATTAGTTAAACGCTACAAGCGATTTTTTGCTGATATTGAACTCGCTTCTGGAGAAGTAATTACGGCTCACTGTGCCAATACAGGCCCCATGACTGGTGTATCTACTATTGGTAGTCCCGTAATGGTTTCAAAGAGCGATAATCCCAAGCGTAAATTAGCTTACACCTGGGAGATGATTCAGGTTTATGACAACCAACCTACTTGGGTAGGCATTAACACAGCTTTGCCTAATCGAATTATTAAACTAGCTTTGGAAAAATATTTGTTTCCAGAATTAGGTAACTATCTAAACATTCGTTTTGAAGTTCCTTATGGAATAGAACAAAGTCGCGTAGATTTTGTGCTAACAGGTAAAAATTCAGATCAACATATTTATTTGGAAGTAAAAAATACTACTTGGGCTGACGGCAACTTAGCTGTTTTTCCTGATACAGTAACTACGCGAGGACAAAAGCATTTGCGGGAATTAACTGCTTTGCTGCCACACTATCAAGCAGTAATGCTTTACTTGATCAATCGTGGTGATTGTACTCAATTTGCTCCTGGGGATAGTACAGATCCAGTTTATGGTCAATTGTTACGCGATGCAGTAGCCCAAGGTTTAAAAGTGTTACCTTGTCGGTTTGAAGTAACACCGGAGGGAATTCGCTATTTGGGTTTAGCTGAGTTTTTGCCTTTTCAAAGACCACCACAGTCTGGAACTGTAGTTAGCTCAGTTATTTTGGGTTAA
- the murJ gene encoding murein biosynthesis integral membrane protein MurJ, with translation MSEKPKPARSLAGIAGIVAVATLISKVFGLVRQQAIAAAFGVGVAVDAYNYAYVIPGFLLILLGGINGPFHSAIVSVLAKRDKSEAAPLVETITTMVGGILLFVSIGLIVFAGVFIDIVAPGLSQTDQGLQIRAIAIQQLQIMAPMALLAGLIGIGFGTLNSADMYWLPSVSPLFSSLTVIGGLAFLAVQLGNQINAPQYAILGGQFLAWGSLLGAILQWVVQVIAQWRAGLGTLRLRFEWWRPGVKDVLKVMGPATLSSGMLQINLYTDLYFASYIPQAAAAMNYSGLLIQTPLGIISNVILVPLLPIFSRLADPIHWPELKTRIRQGILITAITMLPLSALMVTLAFPIVRVVYERYAFDKGASEFVASVLIASSLGMFVYLGRDVLVRVFYALGDGETPFRISVVNILLNAVLDYFLVKRFGAPGLVLATVGVNLFSMVALSWFLDRKLHGLPWRELTLPILAITGSSFIAGSVSWGVNQGFEKIWRGDSLLVLLLQLGISALAGLSVFALCASRLNLPEVDMFVSRLKERFVKNEK, from the coding sequence GTGTCTGAAAAGCCTAAACCCGCTCGTTCCCTGGCTGGAATTGCTGGAATTGTGGCTGTTGCCACACTAATTAGTAAAGTTTTTGGGTTGGTACGGCAACAAGCGATCGCAGCCGCTTTTGGTGTAGGTGTCGCTGTAGATGCTTATAATTATGCCTACGTGATCCCTGGATTTTTGTTGATCTTACTTGGTGGCATCAACGGGCCATTTCATAGTGCGATCGTCAGCGTGTTAGCTAAACGCGACAAATCAGAAGCCGCCCCCTTAGTCGAAACCATTACCACAATGGTGGGAGGAATACTGCTTTTCGTCAGCATTGGCTTAATTGTGTTTGCTGGCGTGTTTATAGACATAGTAGCGCCAGGTTTAAGCCAGACAGACCAAGGATTACAAATCCGTGCGATCGCCATTCAGCAATTGCAAATTATGGCACCAATGGCACTCTTAGCGGGACTAATCGGCATTGGTTTTGGCACACTCAACTCTGCTGATATGTACTGGCTACCCTCCGTTAGTCCCTTATTCTCCAGCCTCACAGTCATCGGGGGATTAGCTTTCTTAGCAGTACAATTAGGCAACCAAATCAATGCTCCCCAATACGCCATACTCGGTGGACAATTTTTAGCTTGGGGTTCACTACTAGGAGCAATCCTACAGTGGGTAGTACAAGTAATTGCCCAGTGGCGTGCAGGTTTGGGAACATTACGTCTGCGGTTTGAATGGTGGCGACCTGGTGTTAAAGATGTTCTTAAAGTAATGGGGCCAGCAACCTTATCATCGGGAATGCTGCAAATTAACCTCTACACAGATTTATATTTTGCTTCCTATATTCCCCAAGCCGCCGCCGCTATGAACTATTCGGGGTTGTTAATTCAAACTCCTTTAGGCATCATTTCTAATGTAATATTGGTGCCATTACTACCAATATTCTCACGGCTTGCCGATCCCATTCATTGGCCTGAACTCAAAACCCGCATCCGTCAGGGAATACTGATTACTGCTATTACCATGCTGCCTTTAAGCGCGTTGATGGTAACTTTAGCTTTTCCCATTGTACGAGTAGTTTATGAACGCTACGCCTTTGATAAAGGTGCATCCGAGTTTGTAGCCTCAGTACTAATTGCTTCCAGTCTGGGTATGTTTGTTTACTTAGGACGGGATGTATTAGTAAGAGTATTTTATGCCTTGGGAGATGGAGAAACACCCTTTCGCATCAGTGTTGTAAATATCCTCCTCAATGCCGTACTAGATTATTTTTTGGTCAAACGTTTTGGCGCACCCGGCTTAGTTTTGGCAACAGTAGGGGTAAATTTATTTTCAATGGTGGCACTAAGTTGGTTTTTAGACCGCAAACTGCACGGTTTACCTTGGAGAGAATTAACTTTACCAATTCTCGCTATAACTGGTAGTAGCTTCATAGCAGGTTCAGTAAGTTGGGGGGTTAACCAAGGTTTTGAAAAAATTTGGCGTGGTGATAGTTTACTCGTATTACTTTTGCAACTAGGTATATCTGCCCTGGCTGGTTTAAGTGTATTTGCTCTGTGTGCTAGTCGTCTAAATTTGCCAGAAGTAGATATGTTTGTTTCCCGACTCAAAGAGCGTTTTGTGAAGAATGAGAAGTAA